One window of the Clupea harengus chromosome 20, Ch_v2.0.2, whole genome shotgun sequence genome contains the following:
- the LOC105906217 gene encoding type-2 angiotensin II receptor-like gives MATLIIVNDSFGNVSIYDEVTHDDASCHHVPPPEHQNKLIPAIYALIFIFGTVGNGLVLLVLCRSPGRRTVANTYMFNLALSDLLFLLSLPFWAVYYALDYHWPFGSLMCKACSAALTLNIYASIFFITCMSIDRYLAIVLPLRSQSRRHLCQARVVSAAVWLLAGCAAVPALALRDTWEIEQQGVTACVLLYPSDDWVVGLALAKSIVGFLVPLVVIVTCYVGIGRHLLGATGAGAGRGLDKNSGNVDHVLKMVVAVVLAFFLCWFPFHTVTLLDVMHHLGALQGCWVRRAVETLLPFTSCLGFSNSAVNPFLYCFVGNHFREQLGRRWGGQGPGGGGASGGGASQQKRGSFSTRLSSLSRKLSDLKDLGFPEAEPV, from the coding sequence ATGGCCACTCTGATCATCGTCAACGACTCCTTCGGGAACGTGTCGATCTACGACGAGGTGACGCACGACGACGCGTCGTGTCACCACGTGCCCCCGCCGGAGCACCAGAACAAACTCATCCCGGCCATCTATGCGCTCATCTTCATCTTCGGCACCGTCGGCAACGGTCTGGTGCTCCTGGTCCTGTGCCGCAGCCCGGGCCGCCGGACGGTGGCCAACACGTACATGTTTAACCTCGCGCTGTCCGACCTGCTCTTCCTGCTCAGCCTGCCTTTCTGGGCCGTCTACTACGCGCTGGACTACCACTGGCCCTTCGGGAGCCTCATGTGCAAGGCGTGCAGCGCCGCGCTCACGCTCAACATCTACGCCAGCATCTTCTTCATCACCTGCATGAGCATCGACCGCTACCTGGCCATCGTGTTGCCGCTACGCTCGCAGAGCCGCCGCCACCTCTGCCAGGCGCGAGTGGTCAGCGCCGCGGTGTGGCTGCTGGCGGGCTGCGCCGCCGTGCCCGCGTTGGCGCTCCGCGACACCTGGGAGATCGAGCAGCAGGGCGTCACCGCCTGCGTGCTGCTGTACCCGAGCGACGACTGGGTGGTCGGGCTGGCGCTCGCCAAAAGCATTGTGGGTTTCCTGGTGCCGCTGGTCGTCATCGTCACCTGCTACGTCGGGATAGGGCGCCACCTGCTGGGGGCGACGGGGGCGGGCGCCGGGCGCGGCCTGGACAAGAACTCCGGTAACGTGGACCACGTGCTGAAgatggtggtggcggtggtgctGGCCTTCTTCCTGTGCTGGTTCCCCTTCCACACGGTCACGCTGCTGGACGTCATGCACCACCTGGGGGCGCTGCAGGGCTGCTGGGTGCGGCGCGCCGTCGAGACGCTGCTGCCCTTCACCAGCTGCCTGGGCTTCTCCAACAGCGCCGTCAACCCCTTCCTCTACTGCTTCGTGGGGAACCACTTCCGCGAGCAGCTGGGCAGACGCTGGGGGGGGCAGGGCCCTGGAGGAGGTGGGGCCAGCGGGGGCGGGGCCTCGCAGCAGAAGAGGGGCTCCTTCAGCACGCGCCTCAGCTCCCTCTCGCGCAAACTCAGCGACCTCAAGGACCTGGGCTTCCCAGAGGCCGAACCGGTCTGA